The Sulfuricurvum sp. genome contains a region encoding:
- the pyrF gene encoding orotidine-5'-phosphate decarboxylase encodes MQLCVALDLPSQDENLALIEKLKTYPIWLKVGLRAYIRDGKPFIDAIKSINPEFKIFLDLKLYDIPNTMADAAESIMGLGVDMFNVHASAGRKAMREVMKRLEPYENRPLVLAVTALTSFEEGEFSHVYEKSIATKADQFAEDAHEAGLDGVVCSAYESASIKSLTSDTFITLTPGIRPFGEDAGDQERVATIEIAHNEKVNFIVVGRPIYKAANPAEVVEKILKSL; translated from the coding sequence ATGCAATTGTGTGTCGCACTTGATCTCCCTTCTCAAGATGAGAACCTAGCCCTTATCGAAAAACTTAAAACCTATCCTATTTGGCTCAAAGTGGGTCTACGCGCCTATATCCGTGACGGTAAACCTTTTATCGATGCTATCAAATCCATTAATCCCGAATTCAAAATCTTTTTGGACCTTAAACTCTACGACATCCCTAACACAATGGCAGATGCTGCTGAATCAATTATGGGATTGGGTGTCGATATGTTTAATGTTCACGCTTCTGCGGGGCGTAAAGCGATGAGGGAAGTGATGAAGCGGCTTGAGCCCTATGAAAACCGTCCTCTCGTCCTCGCAGTCACTGCCCTCACCTCATTCGAAGAGGGAGAATTTAGCCACGTATATGAAAAATCTATCGCTACCAAAGCCGATCAATTTGCTGAGGATGCTCATGAAGCTGGACTTGATGGAGTGGTGTGCAGTGCTTACGAGAGTGCTTCGATTAAATCCTTAACATCCGATACATTTATCACCCTTACCCCCGGTATTCGACCGTTTGGTGAAGATGCAGGGGATCAAGAGCGGGTAGCAACGATAGAAATAGCCCATAATGAGAAAGTAAACTTTATCGTCGTCGGTCGCCCCATCTATAAAGCTGCTAATCCTGCCGAAGTGGTTGAAAAAATTCTAAAATCATTATAA
- a CDS encoding YceI family protein encodes MNKLAVILAGILVSGSALFAAPYSVDVSHSSVGFKVKHMMISTVSGNFSGFSGSYDLEKGKLKSLSGTVKTTTVDTGIQKRDDHLRSADFFDVATYPEMTFAMTSQKGKKVTGNLTIHGITKAVTMTMDMGGEITDPWGNKRSGFVLNGVVNRKDFGLNWNKAIEAGGVVVGDDVKITIEIEGVAD; translated from the coding sequence ATGAATAAATTAGCCGTCATATTGGCTGGAATACTAGTGAGTGGAAGCGCTCTTTTCGCAGCACCTTACTCGGTCGATGTCTCTCACTCCAGTGTTGGTTTTAAAGTTAAACACATGATGATTAGTACGGTAAGTGGAAACTTTAGCGGTTTTAGTGGATCGTATGATTTGGAAAAAGGTAAATTGAAATCATTAAGTGGTACGGTTAAAACGACAACCGTTGATACCGGAATACAAAAGCGTGATGATCACCTTCGCAGTGCTGATTTCTTTGATGTTGCTACTTACCCAGAAATGACGTTTGCCATGACATCACAAAAAGGGAAAAAGGTTACCGGAAATCTCACTATACATGGTATTACTAAAGCGGTAACCATGACGATGGATATGGGTGGAGAAATTACCGATCCATGGGGTAACAAACGTTCTGGTTTTGTATTGAATGGAGTGGTCAATCGAAAGGATTTTGGGTTGAACTGGAACAAAGCGATTGAGGCAGGCGGTGTGGTTGTCGGTGATGATGTTAAAATCACCATCGAGATTGAAGGGGTAGCAGATTAA
- the fliW gene encoding flagellar assembly protein FliW: MQYDVKSVILGFENITKVELNEIDEMFSTLKSCDESNIGFTVVNPYSLREYSFDVPTPIRILLDINENSKLLVYNIVIIQDPLDESCINFLAPLIFNQENGTMAQAVLDAVTHPDLGLAEPIKNFKV; the protein is encoded by the coding sequence ATGCAGTACGACGTAAAATCGGTGATTTTAGGATTTGAAAATATCACGAAGGTTGAATTGAATGAAATCGATGAGATGTTTTCAACGTTAAAAAGTTGTGATGAATCTAATATTGGATTTACGGTCGTGAATCCGTATAGTTTACGAGAATATTCGTTTGATGTTCCTACTCCTATCCGTATTTTGCTTGACATTAATGAGAATTCAAAGCTGCTTGTATATAATATCGTCATTATTCAAGACCCACTCGATGAATCGTGTATTAACTTCCTTGCACCATTAATTTTCAATCAAGAGAATGGGACTATGGCCCAAGCGGTATTAGATGCCGTGACTCATCCGGATTTAGGTTTAGCCGAACCGATCAAAAATTTTAAAGTATAA
- a CDS encoding fatty acid cis/trans isomerase: MFFKTVLYFLFAISSLSASTLSYLKDIHPILEKRCAVCHSCYNAPCQLKMEAFEGIDRGGSKKAVYMATRLRAQDPTRLFMDANTTEQWRSKDFFSVTNDSNQSILQGMLDLKKLHPDSKGSYFAEAEDITCVNNKEELESYKRKHPNWGMPYGFPPLKKNEYETMTRWLAQGAKGPSQKEQLSLITPSLSASKNIRKWEVFLNQQDPKHQVTARYLYEHFFLAHIRFGTSSGREFFELVRSSTPSGEPISVISTVRPYDDPKSEYVYYRFRKIHATITHKTHMVVLLDDERLERYNELFIAPKWVETPHLLSFDPIISANPLIAYAQIPAESRYKFLLDHSQYIVDTFIRGPVCKGQLALNVIEDHFWVMFMDPKYDLGVKYPEFYREQQENLSIPNEAGSDMKVWNIYTNKYINRYEEYYAAKTALYDKYYPKGLPLESIWRGERSVDAPLLTVYRHFDSASVHRGVKGEYPKTAWVMDYAQFERTYYALAAGFDVFGNIAHQTNIRRFMDSIREDGELNFIHYLPRNVRYSLISSWYLSDTIDPKYFERFQGKFDTSFEYTSGDPKRELIEKVVEQYILPSTNIAFDTLNYFRAHDEHPKMPTVFKTKADYMQGFRALTAPGTGFIRKVNEFGVDVVYIRIRNTPIGDRFVSMVINRWHNSVNTIFKESSQLDPSKDTIDFFAESVASYPNYFIDVDFSQLPDLFDLLQNYDGSELYKAKLNKYGVNRTNEHFWEVFDAFQKNFNKSEPIESGLYDLNRYYNKATEEESLVTRLMELRNSL; encoded by the coding sequence ATGTTCTTTAAAACAGTACTTTATTTTCTTTTTGCTATCTCTTCTCTATCCGCATCTACCCTCTCGTATCTTAAAGATATTCATCCCATTTTAGAAAAACGGTGTGCCGTATGTCACTCGTGTTATAACGCCCCCTGTCAGCTTAAAATGGAGGCTTTTGAAGGGATAGATCGCGGTGGAAGCAAAAAAGCCGTTTATATGGCAACCCGCTTAAGAGCACAAGATCCTACCCGTCTTTTTATGGATGCAAACACAACGGAACAATGGCGATCAAAAGATTTTTTTAGTGTAACCAATGACTCTAATCAATCCATTTTACAAGGGATGTTGGATTTGAAAAAACTCCATCCCGATTCTAAAGGGAGCTATTTTGCCGAAGCTGAAGATATTACTTGTGTTAACAATAAAGAAGAATTAGAGAGTTATAAGAGAAAACATCCCAACTGGGGAATGCCCTATGGATTTCCACCTCTCAAAAAAAATGAGTATGAGACTATGACGCGCTGGTTAGCTCAAGGGGCAAAAGGACCAAGCCAAAAAGAACAATTATCACTTATTACCCCTTCCCTTAGCGCTTCAAAAAATATACGAAAATGGGAAGTTTTTTTAAATCAGCAAGATCCAAAACATCAAGTTACCGCCCGTTATTTGTATGAACATTTTTTCTTAGCACATATTCGGTTTGGGACAAGCAGCGGACGAGAATTTTTTGAATTGGTGCGATCTTCAACACCATCCGGTGAACCTATTAGTGTAATCTCTACTGTTCGTCCCTATGATGATCCAAAATCTGAATATGTTTACTATCGGTTTCGTAAAATTCATGCTACTATTACCCATAAAACCCATATGGTTGTATTACTGGATGATGAACGTTTAGAACGATACAATGAGCTTTTTATAGCACCAAAATGGGTTGAAACGCCTCATTTACTCTCCTTTGACCCTATAATCAGTGCTAATCCCTTAATTGCATATGCCCAAATTCCGGCAGAGTCACGGTACAAATTTTTGCTTGATCACTCTCAGTATATTGTAGATACATTTATACGAGGTCCCGTATGTAAAGGGCAATTAGCTCTCAATGTTATAGAAGATCATTTTTGGGTTATGTTTATGGATCCGAAATACGATTTAGGGGTAAAGTATCCTGAGTTTTATCGCGAGCAACAAGAAAATTTATCGATTCCCAATGAAGCGGGAAGTGATATGAAGGTATGGAACATTTATACCAACAAATATATTAATCGCTATGAGGAGTATTATGCGGCGAAAACAGCGTTATATGATAAATATTATCCCAAAGGGTTACCGCTAGAATCGATATGGAGAGGTGAGAGATCGGTGGATGCCCCACTCTTAACGGTCTATCGCCATTTTGATAGCGCATCGGTTCATCGTGGAGTAAAAGGGGAATACCCGAAAACAGCATGGGTAATGGATTATGCTCAGTTTGAACGAACCTATTATGCCCTTGCTGCAGGATTTGATGTTTTTGGAAATATTGCCCATCAAACTAATATTCGTCGATTTATGGACTCTATACGTGAGGATGGTGAGTTAAATTTTATCCATTATCTTCCACGAAATGTACGTTATTCTCTTATCTCATCATGGTATTTGAGTGATACGATTGATCCAAAATATTTTGAACGTTTTCAGGGAAAATTTGATACTTCTTTTGAATACACAAGCGGTGATCCAAAACGTGAATTGATTGAAAAAGTAGTTGAACAGTATATATTACCCTCTACAAATATTGCGTTTGATACTCTTAACTATTTTAGAGCTCACGACGAGCACCCTAAAATGCCTACAGTATTTAAAACAAAAGCCGATTACATGCAAGGCTTTAGAGCATTAACCGCGCCAGGGACAGGTTTTATCCGAAAAGTGAATGAATTTGGGGTGGATGTAGTTTATATCCGCATCCGAAATACCCCTATAGGTGATCGATTTGTATCTATGGTGATTAATCGTTGGCATAACAGTGTAAATACAATCTTCAAAGAGTCAAGTCAATTAGACCCCAGCAAAGATACGATAGATTTTTTTGCTGAGAGTGTTGCTTCTTACCCTAACTATTTTATCGACGTCGATTTTTCACAACTCCCTGATCTTTTTGATTTATTGCAAAATTATGATGGTTCGGAGCTCTATAAAGCAAAATTAAATAAATATGGAGTTAATCGGACAAATGAGCATTTTTGGGAAGTGTTTGATGCATTTCAAAAGAATTTTAATAAAAGTGAACCGATAGAATCAGGGCTATACGATTTAAACCGTTATTACAATAAAGCAACCGAAGAAGAGAGCTTGGTAACGAGATTAATGGAACTTAGAAATTCATTGTAA
- a CDS encoding valine--tRNA ligase, with translation MSATHYDPKNIEENYYPIWENRGYFEIDGNKSIAKPDKHFAIMMPPPNVTGRLHIGHSLTFTLQDIIVRYKRMDGYMTLWQPGTDHAGIATQNVVEKQLLAEGKTKEELGRDAFLERVWAWKEESGGIMVGQLRKLGVSPAWSRERFTMDEGLKSSVKEAFVHLYNQNLIVRGNYMVNWCTHDGALSDIEVEHEEHQGNFYHMRYPFSDGSGHIVVATTRPETYFGDTAIMVHPDDERYLNLIGKSVTLPLINRDIKIIADSHVDREFGTGVVKVTPAHDTNDYEVGKRHDLEFITVFDEKGMLNHHAGEFEGLERLEARAVIVKRLEEAGFIEKIEEHTHQVGHCYRCKNIVEPYISKQWFVRKEVARGSIDKTNEGLTQFFPPHWINSYNAWMGELRDWCISRQLWWGHRIPVFYCDECNHEWASLEEAPSSCPHCASKNFTQDPDVLDTWFSSALWPFSTLGWGNGDTAQDQLFQSEDMARFYPNTLLITGFDILFFWVARMMMMGESFTGELPFNHIYLHALVRDENGQKMSKSKGNVIDPLDMVEKYSADALRFTLAVLAAQGRDIRLSNDRLEQSRNFTNKLFNASKFLQMNVPTFKDLADQEITTPLGRYMLSRFHRATAETRAFLDEYRFNDAATVLYRFLWNEFCDWGIELGKASKESVDELGSIFKESMKLLHPFMPFITEYLYHELSGTTLEEGNSIMIMAYPENIEIDEAIEAEFAIIMDAIVTIRRAKTLVDLGNQKIDFAYLKCAGDQAMMAPFIVRLAKVETLHFTDTKIDNAISDIGDSVEVYLPTDAIDLSPIIDRLTKQREKLQKEVDKLRGMLSNERFVANAPEAVITENRNGLADAEDKITKIDAQLASLQG, from the coding sequence ATGTCCGCAACCCATTATGACCCAAAAAATATTGAAGAGAACTACTATCCCATCTGGGAAAATCGGGGTTATTTCGAAATAGACGGAAATAAATCAATTGCAAAGCCAGATAAACATTTTGCCATCATGATGCCTCCGCCAAACGTCACGGGACGACTCCATATCGGACACTCTCTCACCTTTACCCTCCAAGACATCATCGTCCGTTACAAACGGATGGATGGCTACATGACCCTCTGGCAACCGGGAACCGATCACGCGGGGATTGCTACCCAAAACGTCGTGGAAAAACAGCTTCTCGCCGAGGGGAAAACCAAAGAGGAACTCGGACGAGATGCATTCTTAGAGCGCGTTTGGGCTTGGAAAGAGGAGAGCGGCGGAATCATGGTGGGACAGCTCCGAAAACTCGGTGTCTCTCCCGCATGGAGCCGTGAGCGCTTTACGATGGATGAGGGGCTAAAATCCTCTGTCAAAGAGGCATTTGTCCACCTCTACAACCAAAACCTCATCGTTCGCGGAAACTATATGGTCAACTGGTGTACTCATGACGGCGCATTGAGTGATATCGAGGTAGAGCACGAAGAGCACCAAGGGAACTTCTACCACATGCGTTACCCGTTCAGTGATGGAAGCGGTCATATCGTGGTTGCGACTACCCGCCCTGAGACTTATTTCGGCGACACTGCGATCATGGTACACCCGGATGATGAGCGTTACCTCAACCTCATCGGGAAAAGCGTCACCTTGCCGCTTATCAACCGTGATATCAAAATCATCGCCGACAGCCATGTTGATCGTGAATTCGGAACAGGGGTTGTTAAAGTCACCCCAGCCCACGACACGAACGACTACGAAGTAGGAAAACGTCACGATCTCGAATTCATCACCGTATTCGATGAAAAAGGGATGTTGAATCACCACGCAGGCGAATTTGAAGGATTAGAGCGTCTCGAAGCCCGTGCAGTCATCGTCAAACGTTTAGAAGAGGCTGGATTTATTGAGAAAATCGAAGAACACACCCACCAAGTAGGGCATTGTTACCGCTGTAAAAATATTGTAGAGCCGTACATCTCTAAACAATGGTTCGTTCGCAAAGAAGTAGCACGCGGTTCCATCGATAAAACCAATGAGGGGCTAACCCAATTCTTCCCTCCGCACTGGATCAACAGCTACAACGCATGGATGGGTGAACTGCGCGACTGGTGTATCTCTCGCCAACTGTGGTGGGGACACCGTATCCCCGTTTTTTACTGCGACGAGTGTAACCATGAGTGGGCAAGTTTGGAAGAAGCCCCGTCTTCGTGCCCTCATTGTGCAAGTAAAAACTTCACCCAAGACCCTGACGTCCTCGATACATGGTTCAGCTCTGCTCTCTGGCCGTTCTCGACTCTCGGATGGGGGAATGGTGATACCGCACAAGATCAACTCTTCCAAAGCGAAGATATGGCTCGATTTTATCCGAATACCCTTCTTATTACGGGATTTGATATCCTTTTCTTTTGGGTAGCCCGTATGATGATGATGGGAGAAAGTTTCACGGGAGAATTGCCGTTTAACCACATCTACCTCCACGCATTGGTGCGCGATGAAAACGGTCAAAAAATGTCCAAATCGAAAGGGAACGTTATCGATCCGCTCGACATGGTTGAAAAATACAGTGCCGATGCCCTCCGCTTTACGTTGGCCGTCCTTGCTGCTCAAGGACGCGATATCCGCCTCAGTAACGACCGATTGGAACAAAGCCGTAACTTTACCAACAAACTTTTCAACGCTTCCAAATTCCTCCAAATGAATGTTCCGACATTTAAAGATTTGGCGGATCAAGAGATCACCACTCCATTGGGTCGTTATATGCTCTCTCGCTTTCATCGTGCAACAGCTGAGACGAGAGCGTTCTTGGACGAATACCGCTTTAACGATGCGGCTACGGTACTCTATCGCTTCTTATGGAACGAGTTCTGTGACTGGGGTATCGAGCTGGGCAAAGCGTCCAAAGAGAGCGTTGATGAGCTGGGAAGTATCTTCAAAGAGTCGATGAAACTACTCCACCCGTTTATGCCATTCATCACCGAGTACCTCTACCATGAACTCTCAGGGACAACGCTTGAAGAGGGTAACTCCATCATGATTATGGCATACCCTGAAAATATCGAGATAGATGAGGCGATTGAAGCAGAGTTCGCGATCATCATGGATGCCATCGTCACGATCCGTCGTGCCAAAACCCTCGTCGATCTCGGCAACCAAAAAATCGATTTTGCCTACCTCAAATGCGCTGGCGATCAAGCGATGATGGCACCGTTTATCGTCCGCTTGGCAAAAGTGGAGACTCTCCACTTCACCGACACAAAAATCGATAATGCAATCAGCGATATCGGAGATAGCGTCGAAGTATACTTGCCAACCGATGCGATTGATTTAAGCCCAATTATCGACCGACTTACCAAACAGCGTGAAAAACTTCAAAAAGAGGTAGATAAATTACGTGGAATGCTCTCTAACGAGCGTTTTGTAGCGAATGCACCTGAAGCCGTTATTACCGAAAATCGTAATGGTCTTGCCGATGCAGAAGATAAGATTACTAAAATAGATGCTCAATTAGCATCACTGCAAGGGTAA
- a CDS encoding nitronate monooxygenase, which yields MSLQSLQIGKYTIPVPIVQGGMGVGISWDRLAGTVSLEGGLGVISSVGTGYYEDKSHSDKLVAGRPLEADNFYSKKGLIAIFENARKICGDAPLACNVLYAINDYGRVVTDACEAGANIIITGAGLPTNMPEFTADYPDVALVPIVSSPKALSIICKRWQKRYNRLPDAVILEGPLSGGHQGFTYEQCAMEEFQLENLVAPVVEEAALWGNIPVIAAGGVWDKNDIDKMIALGASGVQMGTRFIGTHECDAHDNFKQVLLDAQEKDITLMKSPVGYPARGVRTNLRNLIDTRSGPAIKCISNCVAPCHRGVEAKEVGFCIADRLSDAYLGNLELGLFFSGSNGYRIDKIISVKELMAKLTEGE from the coding sequence ATGAGTTTACAATCACTTCAAATCGGTAAATATACCATTCCCGTCCCTATTGTTCAAGGTGGTATGGGTGTCGGAATCAGTTGGGATAGATTAGCAGGTACGGTATCGTTAGAGGGTGGTTTAGGGGTCATCAGTTCTGTAGGAACTGGGTATTATGAGGATAAATCGCATTCAGATAAATTGGTGGCAGGGCGTCCATTGGAAGCTGATAACTTTTATTCCAAAAAAGGGCTAATAGCTATTTTTGAGAATGCTCGAAAAATCTGTGGTGATGCACCGCTTGCATGTAATGTACTTTATGCGATTAATGATTATGGTCGTGTGGTTACCGATGCGTGTGAAGCAGGTGCTAATATTATTATTACAGGTGCAGGACTACCAACCAATATGCCTGAATTTACGGCAGATTATCCCGATGTTGCGTTAGTCCCTATCGTCTCTTCGCCTAAAGCATTATCTATTATCTGCAAACGTTGGCAGAAACGGTATAACCGCTTACCGGATGCGGTCATACTTGAAGGGCCGCTTAGTGGAGGACACCAAGGGTTTACCTATGAGCAATGTGCTATGGAAGAGTTCCAACTTGAAAATTTGGTAGCTCCGGTTGTCGAAGAGGCGGCTTTGTGGGGGAATATCCCTGTAATTGCTGCCGGCGGGGTCTGGGATAAAAATGACATTGACAAAATGATCGCACTCGGGGCTTCCGGAGTACAGATGGGTACCCGTTTTATCGGGACACATGAATGTGATGCCCATGATAATTTTAAACAGGTTCTCCTAGATGCGCAGGAGAAAGATATTACGTTGATGAAATCGCCTGTTGGGTATCCTGCGCGCGGTGTACGGACTAACCTTCGTAATCTAATTGATACACGAAGTGGACCGGCTATAAAATGTATTTCTAATTGTGTTGCACCGTGTCATCGTGGAGTAGAAGCCAAAGAGGTAGGATTTTGTATTGCTGATCGTCTTAGTGATGCTTATTTGGGTAATTTAGAATTGGGACTTTTCTTCTCTGGAAGTAACGGTTACCGTATTGATAAAATTATTTCCGTCAAAGAGTTGATGGCGAAATTAACAGAAGGCGAATAA
- the tyrS gene encoding tyrosine--tRNA ligase — MNQNKITEALREIRRGTAEIIDEARMEVLLKNYFDKGETYTVKAGFDPTAPDLHLGHTVLLQKLAIFQKYGGRVQFLIGDFTAQIGDPTGKSETRKKLLPAQIEENAVSYKTQVFKILDPEKTTVVFNSEWINPLGAAGMLELTTTFNVARMLERDDFDKRHKAGISISISEFLYPLLQGYDSVHLKSDIEIGGTDQKFNLLMGRHLQRSYEVGKEQAVLMMPILEGLDGVQKMSKSLGNYIAVADAPNDMYGKILSVSDTLMWRYYELLSALTLDEIDGLRIGVENGSLHPKKVKEALALEITARFHTQLEAQNAADEFQRVHAQSEIPTEMDEFSFEGPVWVAKVLVECALSPSTSQARREIKQGSVKINQAKIDDEQLQLEAGEYVMQIGKRKFARIKVS, encoded by the coding sequence ATGAATCAAAACAAAATTACTGAAGCACTCCGTGAAATTAGACGCGGTACGGCTGAAATTATTGATGAAGCACGGATGGAAGTATTACTCAAAAACTATTTTGACAAAGGGGAGACCTATACTGTTAAAGCAGGATTTGATCCTACGGCACCTGATTTGCACTTAGGGCATACGGTGTTGCTCCAAAAATTGGCAATCTTTCAAAAATACGGTGGTCGTGTACAGTTTTTGATTGGCGATTTTACCGCACAAATCGGTGATCCTACTGGAAAAAGTGAAACCCGTAAAAAACTTCTCCCTGCGCAGATAGAGGAGAATGCGGTGAGTTATAAAACGCAAGTATTCAAAATCCTTGATCCTGAAAAAACCACGGTGGTTTTTAACTCTGAGTGGATTAATCCCTTGGGTGCGGCTGGAATGTTGGAACTTACAACGACGTTTAATGTTGCCCGTATGTTGGAACGGGATGATTTTGATAAACGTCACAAAGCAGGTATTTCCATCTCTATCAGCGAATTTTTATACCCGCTTCTTCAGGGATATGACAGTGTTCATCTTAAAAGTGATATTGAAATCGGGGGAACCGATCAAAAATTTAATTTGTTGATGGGACGACATTTGCAACGCTCGTATGAAGTAGGAAAAGAGCAAGCAGTATTGATGATGCCTATCTTAGAGGGGCTTGACGGTGTCCAAAAGATGTCCAAAAGCTTAGGCAACTATATCGCCGTTGCGGATGCCCCCAACGATATGTACGGTAAAATTTTGAGCGTTAGTGATACGTTGATGTGGCGCTACTATGAGCTTTTAAGTGCACTTACATTAGATGAAATCGATGGACTAAGAATCGGTGTAGAAAATGGTTCTCTTCATCCTAAAAAAGTGAAAGAGGCGTTGGCATTAGAGATTACGGCCCGTTTTCATACACAATTAGAAGCGCAAAATGCGGCTGATGAATTCCAAAGAGTTCATGCGCAAAGTGAAATTCCAACAGAGATGGATGAATTTAGTTTTGAAGGACCTGTTTGGGTTGCAAAAGTTCTTGTAGAATGTGCACTTTCTCCATCAACGTCCCAAGCACGACGGGAGATTAAGCAAGGCTCTGTTAAAATTAATCAAGCTAAAATAGATGATGAGCAGTTACAATTAGAAGCTGGCGAGTATGTTATGCAAATCGGCAAACGAAAATTTGCCAGAATAAAGGTGTCCTAA
- a CDS encoding N-acetylmuramoyl-L-alanine amidase, protein MIRFFLSLIVCVSLLLGATDSERLESAQKALNSSDEIEQFRGYNEFKTLYTKSLSTKNSAMTKETLEGIIKGGEILKIDVTRYKTELSKLAPQEIVKPVEIAPPVIAQENQKPLVFPKEYLKAPSVATNVSTNFLTPSSEQLKQQIEIPKFTNDLGKSHRLLDVKWKDNRIELLFDTAIDSKEVQLSKIIEADKQRFRYIIDIEQTTISGTKVLEQDKLQKIRLAQYDAKTLRIVIENNEAIALKPVYKGTSIYVDFSFQKGTLTTPSPAVTPAVIQPPIVKDPPPIIALPPMQSITPRDRSKKVIVIDPGHGGKDSGAIGNGYMEKEIVLKIGLELADQLRTLGYTVYMTRSTDIFIELKDRTHFANDKSADLFLSIHANAIPKGADANTAYGIETYFLSPGRSERAMRVAALENSEDMGEMGAYGKLSFLSVLNTEKIIASNKLAIDIQKGVLNNLRKQYPNVKDNSVREAPFWVLVGAQMPAILLETGYISNPDESARIADPKYQKWMVEGMVDGIKHYFANNP, encoded by the coding sequence ATGATCCGCTTTTTTCTTTCACTTATTGTATGTGTTTCGTTATTGTTGGGAGCTACTGATAGTGAACGTTTAGAGAGCGCACAAAAAGCATTAAATAGTAGTGATGAGATAGAGCAGTTTCGTGGTTATAATGAGTTTAAAACTCTCTATACTAAATCCCTATCTACTAAAAATAGTGCTATGACGAAAGAGACATTAGAGGGGATTATAAAAGGGGGGGAGATTTTAAAGATTGATGTTACTCGATACAAAACAGAACTTTCAAAACTCGCCCCACAAGAGATAGTAAAGCCTGTTGAAATTGCTCCACCTGTAATTGCACAAGAGAATCAAAAACCGCTTGTATTCCCAAAGGAGTATCTCAAAGCACCATCAGTAGCTACTAATGTCTCTACTAATTTTTTAACTCCCTCATCAGAACAGTTAAAGCAGCAAATTGAAATTCCAAAGTTTACTAATGATTTAGGTAAGTCTCACCGTCTATTGGATGTAAAATGGAAAGATAATAGGATTGAATTGCTTTTTGATACAGCGATTGATTCAAAAGAGGTACAACTCTCTAAGATTATTGAAGCCGATAAGCAGCGTTTCCGTTATATTATCGACATTGAACAAACCACAATTTCTGGAACAAAAGTTTTGGAGCAAGATAAACTTCAAAAAATACGACTAGCACAATACGATGCAAAAACTCTCCGAATTGTGATAGAAAATAACGAAGCTATTGCCCTTAAGCCGGTGTATAAAGGGACATCAATATATGTAGATTTTTCATTTCAAAAAGGGACACTAACAACTCCTTCTCCAGCCGTAACACCGGCAGTAATTCAACCCCCGATTGTAAAAGATCCCCCTCCGATTATTGCTCTTCCTCCTATGCAAAGTATTACCCCTCGTGATCGAAGTAAAAAAGTGATTGTGATTGATCCTGGGCACGGTGGAAAAGATAGTGGTGCAATTGGTAATGGCTATATGGAAAAGGAAATCGTTTTAAAAATCGGTTTAGAGCTTGCCGATCAACTTCGAACATTAGGGTATACCGTCTATATGACACGCTCTACTGATATTTTTATCGAGCTTAAAGATCGTACCCATTTTGCGAATGATAAATCAGCAGATCTTTTTTTATCCATTCATGCTAATGCCATCCCTAAGGGAGCTGATGCAAACACAGCATATGGGATAGAAACCTATTTTCTCTCGCCGGGACGAAGCGAACGTGCTATGAGGGTAGCAGCATTGGAAAACTCAGAAGATATGGGTGAGATGGGGGCGTATGGAAAACTCAGTTTTTTAAGTGTTCTTAATACGGAAAAAATAATTGCTTCCAATAAACTTGCTATCGATATTCAAAAAGGGGTATTGAATAATTTACGAAAACAATATCCGAATGTTAAAGATAACAGTGTACGAGAAGCACCGTTTTGGGTATTGGTCGGTGCGCAGATGCCCGCTATTTTGTTAGAAACAGGCTATATCAGTAATCCGGACGAATCTGCACGTATTGCTGATCCAAAATATCAAAAATGGATGGTTGAGGGGATGGTAGATGGTATTAAACACTATTTTGCAAATAACCCTTAA